From Actinopolymorpha cephalotaxi, one genomic window encodes:
- a CDS encoding ABC transporter substrate-binding protein codes for MTAARAGGPERRTLLKWGGGTALGSWLLSGCDLLSTDPTGKKPSGSKGAAGSGSSAKEAPSLAAKVKQGKLPPLAQRLPKKPAVVKPLEQLGNYGGTIRMATTVQSGAHFLIIAREGLVEWAPGSTDVVPGLAESWDITENGRVYTFHLREGAKWSDGHPFTADDLVFFYESILSNKELTPVFPTWLTINGKPGVISKVDDHTVKFAFDGPHGLLLRQMAFRGAFQGSLLTPKHYLSQFHVDHTPKAQVDKLVKAAGLKTWVDLFAAKASPGDNPDRPAMGPWKLTHALTASDNRFVAERNPYYWKVDTKGRQLPYVDTITQAELSPETIALRAIGGELDIQFETLNVRDLPVLADSAKKNGFRLLRWASDAPWIAMYMNQSDKDPVLRGLMQNVNFRAGLSHALNRDEMNKILYAGAGGTRQPCAVPQDDYYIKGSGNRFTAYDVGKANAYLDKAGLTKRGGDGFRLRPDGEPLELSITTFTFEYGGTADASDAYEIVKANWQKVGVRTNFQTVNGPLWSERATGNLLDIPGYTVAGLLWDVDPVWYVPTSRASYWAPAYGEWYETGGKSGVEPPPHIRRLQRLYDQMAGEVDDQKRLTIGRQILRTHDENVFMIGTVTAPFAPVVVSSDLVNVLSDAVLSYRLQFMATSAMEQMAYKNPDDH; via the coding sequence ATGACAGCAGCACGCGCGGGCGGACCCGAACGCAGAACCCTGCTGAAGTGGGGCGGCGGCACCGCCCTGGGAAGCTGGCTGCTGTCCGGGTGCGACCTGCTGTCCACCGACCCGACGGGCAAGAAGCCGAGCGGCTCGAAGGGCGCGGCGGGTTCGGGCAGCAGCGCCAAGGAGGCGCCTTCGCTGGCGGCGAAGGTCAAGCAGGGCAAGCTGCCTCCGCTCGCGCAGCGCCTGCCGAAGAAGCCGGCGGTCGTCAAGCCGCTGGAGCAACTCGGCAACTACGGCGGCACGATCCGGATGGCCACCACGGTGCAGTCCGGTGCGCACTTCCTCATCATCGCGCGGGAGGGCCTGGTCGAGTGGGCTCCCGGCTCGACCGACGTCGTGCCCGGCCTGGCCGAGTCGTGGGACATCACCGAGAACGGCAGGGTCTACACGTTCCACCTCCGCGAGGGCGCGAAGTGGTCCGACGGTCATCCGTTCACCGCCGACGACCTCGTCTTCTTCTACGAGTCGATCCTGTCCAACAAGGAACTCACGCCCGTCTTCCCGACCTGGCTCACCATCAACGGCAAACCGGGCGTGATCTCCAAGGTCGACGACCACACGGTGAAGTTCGCCTTCGACGGACCGCACGGACTTCTCCTTCGCCAGATGGCGTTCCGGGGTGCGTTCCAGGGCAGTCTGCTGACACCGAAGCACTACCTCAGCCAGTTCCACGTCGACCACACACCGAAGGCCCAGGTCGACAAGCTGGTGAAGGCGGCCGGGCTGAAGACGTGGGTGGACCTGTTCGCCGCGAAGGCGTCGCCGGGTGACAATCCCGACCGGCCGGCGATGGGGCCGTGGAAGCTCACCCACGCGCTCACCGCCAGCGACAACCGCTTCGTCGCCGAACGCAACCCGTACTACTGGAAGGTCGACACCAAGGGCCGCCAGCTGCCCTACGTCGACACCATCACCCAGGCCGAGCTGAGTCCGGAAACCATTGCGCTGCGGGCGATCGGCGGTGAACTGGACATCCAGTTCGAGACGCTCAACGTGCGCGACCTGCCGGTGCTCGCCGACTCCGCGAAGAAGAACGGCTTCCGGCTGCTGCGGTGGGCCAGCGACGCGCCGTGGATCGCGATGTACATGAACCAGAGCGACAAGGACCCGGTGCTGCGCGGGCTGATGCAGAACGTCAACTTCCGTGCCGGGCTGTCCCACGCGCTCAACCGCGACGAGATGAACAAGATCCTCTACGCGGGTGCGGGCGGGACGCGGCAGCCGTGCGCGGTGCCGCAGGACGACTACTACATCAAGGGTTCCGGCAACCGCTTCACCGCGTACGACGTCGGCAAGGCCAACGCCTACCTCGACAAGGCCGGGTTGACGAAGCGGGGCGGCGACGGATTCCGGCTGCGACCCGACGGTGAGCCGCTGGAGCTTTCCATCACCACGTTCACCTTCGAGTACGGCGGGACGGCCGACGCCTCGGACGCGTACGAGATCGTCAAGGCCAACTGGCAGAAGGTCGGGGTGCGGACCAACTTCCAGACCGTCAACGGGCCCCTGTGGTCCGAACGCGCCACCGGCAACCTGCTCGACATCCCCGGCTACACCGTCGCCGGTCTGCTGTGGGACGTGGACCCGGTCTGGTATGTGCCCACGTCGAGAGCGTCCTACTGGGCGCCGGCCTACGGCGAGTGGTACGAGACCGGCGGCAAGAGCGGAGTGGAGCCGCCGCCGCACATCCGCCGCCTGCAACGGCTCTACGACCAGATGGCCGGGGAGGTCGACGACCAGAAGCGGCTCACGATCGGCCGGCAGATCCTCAGGACGCACGACGAGAACGTCTTCATGATCGGTACGGTCACCGCGCCGTTCGCCCCGGTCGTGGTCAGCTCCGACCTGGTGAACGTGCTCAGCGACGCGGTGCTGAGCTACCGGTTGCAGTTCATGGCGACCAGCGCGATGGAGCAGATGGCGTACAAGAACCCCGACGACCACTGA
- a CDS encoding MerR family transcriptional regulator, with protein MNDGMLYTIGELARLTGLTVKAIRFYADRGIVPPTDRSPAGYRRYDADALARLELVRTLRALGLDLHTIRRVVEQEVSLREIAAAHADALAAQIRLLRLRQAVLTTVARRGSTPEETNLMHRLAELTEDERRRLIEEFLDSTFGGLGTGHEFGAAMGTMTPRLPEDPEPAQVEAWVELAEQTSDAAFRAGLRLLAEHHAAERSRNADAGVRPDLGAVIQELVGAAVRTGIDPTSPQAAPVVAEVVERWARAFGIDDADGTGGTDVRGELLRWLEAVNDPRRERYLQLLATINGWSAPDSLAPVFGWLDQALRAPTTATSTRT; from the coding sequence ATGAACGACGGCATGCTCTACACGATCGGCGAACTGGCGCGGCTGACCGGGCTCACGGTCAAGGCCATCCGGTTCTACGCGGATCGCGGGATCGTGCCGCCGACCGACCGTAGCCCTGCCGGCTACCGCCGATACGACGCCGACGCCCTCGCGCGACTGGAACTCGTCCGGACCCTGCGCGCCCTCGGGCTGGACCTGCACACGATCCGCAGAGTCGTGGAGCAGGAGGTCTCGCTTCGAGAGATCGCCGCGGCCCACGCCGACGCGCTCGCCGCGCAGATCCGGTTGCTGCGCCTGCGGCAGGCGGTGCTGACGACGGTGGCCAGGCGGGGCTCCACTCCGGAGGAGACGAATCTCATGCACAGGTTGGCCGAACTCACCGAGGACGAACGCCGGCGACTGATCGAGGAGTTCCTCGACTCCACCTTCGGCGGCCTGGGCACCGGGCACGAGTTCGGGGCGGCCATGGGCACGATGACTCCGCGCCTGCCCGAGGACCCCGAGCCCGCGCAGGTCGAGGCGTGGGTGGAGCTGGCGGAGCAGACGAGCGACGCGGCGTTCCGGGCCGGGCTGCGCCTGCTGGCCGAGCACCATGCGGCCGAGCGGTCGCGGAACGCCGACGCCGGCGTACGACCGGACCTCGGTGCGGTGATTCAGGAGCTCGTGGGTGCCGCCGTGCGTACCGGCATCGATCCCACCTCGCCGCAGGCAGCGCCGGTGGTCGCGGAGGTGGTCGAGCGGTGGGCACGCGCTTTCGGTATCGACGACGCCGACGGGACCGGCGGGACCGACGTTCGCGGTGAGCTGCTGCGCTGGCTGGAGGCGGTGAACGATCCGCGTCGCGAGCGGTACCTCCAGCTACTCGCCACGATCAACGGATGGTCCGCGCCGGACAGTCTCGCGCCGGTGTTCGGCTGGCTCGACCAGGCACTGCGCGCGCCGACGACGGCCACGTCCACGCGGACCTGA
- a CDS encoding alpha/beta hydrolase has product MLTAHEQNAIDRANASGAKPVVFVHGLWLLPSSWDRWKALFEENGYVGLAPGWPDDPETVQEARRSPEVFARKTVQQVTDHYLEAIAKLDRRPAVVGHSFGGLITMKIAGVGAADGAVAIDSAPFRGVLPLPRESLKSASPVLRDPRNRRKAVSLTFEQFRFGWANHVDEDEARRLYDEYHVPAPGTPLFQAATANLNPFTEAKVDSRNPARGPLLIIAGVGDNTTPPAIQKAILKLQNRNPGTTEYAELPERGHSLVIDHGWEEVAQVALSFLTKVAT; this is encoded by the coding sequence ATGCTGACCGCACACGAGCAGAACGCGATCGACCGGGCCAACGCGTCCGGCGCGAAGCCCGTCGTCTTCGTCCACGGCCTGTGGCTGCTGCCCAGCAGCTGGGACCGGTGGAAGGCACTGTTCGAGGAGAACGGCTACGTCGGCCTCGCCCCGGGCTGGCCCGACGACCCGGAGACCGTACAGGAAGCCCGCCGCAGTCCCGAGGTGTTCGCCCGCAAGACGGTTCAGCAGGTCACCGACCACTACCTGGAAGCCATCGCGAAGCTCGACCGCAGGCCTGCCGTCGTCGGCCACTCCTTCGGCGGGCTGATCACGATGAAGATCGCCGGAGTGGGCGCCGCCGACGGCGCGGTCGCGATCGACAGCGCGCCGTTCCGCGGCGTCCTGCCGCTGCCGAGGGAGTCGCTCAAGTCGGCCTCCCCCGTGCTGCGCGATCCTCGCAACCGCAGGAAAGCCGTCAGTCTCACCTTCGAGCAGTTTCGGTTCGGCTGGGCCAACCACGTCGACGAGGACGAGGCCCGGCGGCTGTACGACGAGTATCACGTGCCTGCCCCGGGTACTCCGTTGTTCCAGGCCGCGACCGCCAACCTCAATCCGTTCACCGAGGCGAAGGTCGACTCCAGAAATCCGGCCCGCGGCCCGCTGCTGATCATCGCCGGAGTGGGCGACAACACCACGCCGCCGGCGATTCAGAAGGCCATCCTCAAGCTGCAGAACAGGAATCCCGGCACCACCGAATACGCCGAACTACCCGAACGCGGCCACTCCCTGGTGATCGACCACGGCTGGGAAGAGGTCGCCCAGGTGGCGTTGTCGTTCCTCACGAAGGTCGCGACGTAG
- a CDS encoding phosphotransferase family protein: MRKPDVDLRALNALLVGIFGSQQELSCRRTPTGSSTQVYRIDRGAETFYARIAEEEQASLAPEAELHRALLAAGVRVPAVVHYEPFDQSLARSVMVTTEVPGSPLSASGDSSTLAEIGRAAGRDLARIHGVPVHGFGWVRREHDQPGWPLRGEHRTYAEYVDPPAVAAPLTGVGLSAGQVRTVERLLQEAVESGPAGGVGSVAHGDFDAGHIFEQDGTYTGLIDFGEIRGTDYAFDFATICLNVEEFPPAAQLLRLVEQGYAEVRALPDDHPRRLYLACVLSAAHRLSTWYKRDGERAFDGWFFRWIRDSLVGMLESGRLPTAG; the protein is encoded by the coding sequence ATGCGTAAGCCGGATGTGGACCTTCGAGCGCTGAACGCGTTGCTGGTCGGGATCTTCGGATCGCAGCAGGAGCTCAGCTGCCGGCGTACGCCGACCGGATCCTCCACCCAGGTCTACCGGATCGACCGGGGTGCGGAGACCTTCTATGCGCGGATCGCGGAGGAGGAGCAAGCCAGCCTTGCGCCGGAGGCCGAACTCCATCGCGCCCTCCTAGCGGCCGGGGTACGGGTCCCCGCGGTGGTGCACTACGAGCCGTTCGACCAGTCGCTGGCCCGCTCGGTCATGGTGACCACGGAGGTGCCCGGTTCGCCGCTGAGCGCCTCCGGTGACAGCTCGACCTTGGCGGAGATCGGCCGGGCGGCGGGCCGCGACCTGGCCCGGATCCACGGCGTTCCGGTGCACGGTTTCGGCTGGGTTCGCCGCGAGCACGACCAGCCCGGCTGGCCGCTACGTGGAGAGCATCGCACGTACGCCGAGTACGTCGACCCGCCGGCAGTCGCCGCGCCGCTCACCGGGGTCGGGCTGTCCGCCGGCCAGGTGCGTACCGTCGAACGGTTGCTGCAGGAAGCTGTCGAGTCCGGGCCCGCCGGGGGAGTCGGATCGGTGGCGCACGGAGACTTCGACGCCGGTCACATCTTCGAGCAGGACGGCACCTATACGGGGCTGATCGACTTCGGGGAGATCCGGGGCACCGACTACGCCTTCGACTTCGCGACGATCTGCCTGAACGTCGAGGAGTTCCCACCGGCGGCACAGCTCCTCCGCCTTGTGGAGCAGGGGTACGCCGAGGTGCGCGCGCTCCCTGACGACCATCCTCGCCGGCTCTACCTGGCCTGCGTTCTCAGCGCCGCGCATCGGCTGTCCACCTGGTACAAGCGTGACGGCGAGCGCGCCTTCGACGGGTGGTTCTTCCGGTGGATCCGGGACAGCCTCGTCGGCATGCTCGAGTCGGGACGACTGCCAACCGCGGGTTGA
- a CDS encoding class I SAM-dependent methyltransferase, translated as MPHYTHVLGWLLGLEGIALLRAQAGDDLGPDTGFVQARLDEIREILADPDLSARPGGTVGEIGTRDGYAEWVHSYDDGDNPLIAREEPVVRPLLDALKVGRVLDAACGTGRHSQYLAELGHEVVGVDSSPEMLARARAKIPAGDFRQADLDDVPFPDGSFDSVVCSLALTHQPRLEPALEEFARVVRPGGQVVLSDIHWLSLYLGGVAAVAGPDGVLAMPASRFLPSDYLTAALASGFTVRACHEPRWGDVPGGHGGSDAQRYCPEAARAAARDTPALIVWHLERAA; from the coding sequence GTGCCTCACTACACACACGTACTCGGATGGCTGCTGGGCCTGGAAGGCATCGCTCTCCTGCGCGCCCAGGCCGGTGACGACCTGGGGCCGGACACCGGGTTCGTGCAGGCGCGCCTTGACGAGATCCGCGAGATCCTCGCCGACCCGGACCTGTCTGCGCGGCCCGGCGGGACGGTCGGTGAGATCGGCACCCGCGACGGCTACGCCGAGTGGGTCCACTCCTACGACGACGGCGACAACCCGCTGATCGCGCGGGAGGAGCCGGTGGTGCGTCCGTTGCTGGACGCGCTGAAGGTCGGCCGAGTGCTGGACGCCGCCTGCGGGACCGGGCGGCATTCGCAGTACCTTGCCGAGCTCGGCCACGAGGTGGTCGGGGTCGACTCCTCGCCGGAAATGCTCGCGCGTGCCCGGGCGAAGATCCCGGCCGGCGACTTCCGGCAAGCCGACCTTGACGACGTGCCTTTCCCCGACGGGAGTTTCGACTCCGTCGTCTGCTCGTTGGCGCTGACCCACCAGCCGCGGTTGGAGCCGGCGCTGGAGGAGTTCGCACGGGTCGTGCGGCCCGGCGGCCAGGTGGTCCTGTCCGACATCCACTGGCTGTCGCTCTACCTCGGCGGAGTTGCGGCGGTCGCCGGACCGGACGGAGTGCTGGCGATGCCCGCCAGCCGGTTCCTGCCGTCGGACTACCTCACGGCCGCACTCGCGTCCGGTTTCACGGTCCGCGCCTGTCACGAACCCCGGTGGGGAGACGTTCCGGGCGGGCACGGTGGTTCGGACGCGCAGCGCTACTGCCCCGAGGCGGCGCGAGCGGCGGCCCGCGACACCCCGGCCCTGATCGTGTGGCACCTGGAGCGGGCCGCGTGA
- a CDS encoding GntR family transcriptional regulator — MTVELRVDGNDPTPPYEQLRRQLATLIEAGTLADGTRLPPVRQLAADLALATGTVARTYRELEKAGLVRSRRAAGTTVTARRSELSGAGRRARLQEVASAAVAQARHLGASDAELRKAIDAALRRAPG; from the coding sequence ATGACCGTCGAGCTACGCGTGGATGGGAACGATCCCACACCGCCGTACGAACAACTACGCCGTCAGCTGGCCACCCTGATCGAGGCCGGCACACTCGCCGACGGGACTCGGCTGCCACCGGTGCGCCAGCTCGCCGCGGACCTGGCACTGGCCACCGGCACCGTCGCCCGTACGTATCGCGAACTGGAGAAGGCGGGGCTGGTCCGGTCGCGCCGCGCCGCCGGTACGACGGTCACCGCTCGGCGCTCGGAGCTGTCCGGAGCGGGTCGGCGGGCTCGGCTGCAAGAGGTGGCGTCGGCCGCAGTCGCGCAGGCCCGCCACCTCGGGGCGAGCGATGCCGAACTGCGCAAGGCGATCGACGCAGCGCTTCGCCGAGCGCCGGGGTAG